The following are encoded together in the Pontibacter liquoris genome:
- a CDS encoding C40 family peptidase, producing the protein MTKNIILSVLALMALALSYFYEVTPARSETPAPQAMQPAITPYAINSPQDMVKALELKLPAPPPAPEVVVEEGFYSKRLGIRFKTDRNKRLVDLATKWIGTPYRYGSNSKRGTDCSGFVSRIYREVYGINLSRSSHSMFEDVQRIKRGNMRTGDLVFFRRSPKEPIFHVGIYLKNNKFIHASTSGGVMVSSLKEAFYRNNFYAAGRVI; encoded by the coding sequence ATGACAAAAAACATCATATTGAGTGTGCTTGCCCTGATGGCACTTGCGCTTTCGTACTTCTACGAAGTTACGCCCGCAAGGTCGGAAACGCCGGCACCCCAAGCCATGCAGCCGGCCATTACGCCTTATGCCATTAACTCGCCGCAGGACATGGTAAAGGCCCTGGAACTAAAGCTGCCTGCGCCGCCTCCAGCCCCGGAAGTTGTGGTGGAAGAGGGCTTCTACTCCAAAAGGCTCGGCATCCGTTTCAAAACCGATCGCAATAAGCGCCTGGTCGATCTGGCAACCAAGTGGATCGGCACCCCCTACCGCTACGGCAGCAACTCCAAAAGAGGCACCGACTGCTCGGGCTTCGTTTCCCGGATCTATCGCGAAGTATACGGCATTAACCTGAGCCGCAGTTCCCACTCCATGTTCGAAGATGTGCAGCGCATCAAGCGCGGCAACATGCGTACGGGCGATCTTGTCTTCTTCCGCCGAAGCCCCAAAGAGCCTATATTTCATGTGGGCATTTACCTCAAAAACAACAAGTTTATACATGCTTCCACCAGTGGCGGCGTCATGGTCAGCTCGCTGAAAGAAGCTTTTTACCGCAACAACTTTTATGCTGCGGGCCGCGTGATCTAA
- a CDS encoding methyltransferase domain-containing protein produces MQRLLQRSDEPELMDDLTLSGEELRRNLNELEVINRWLGGHKVVLDALSKLTGTYNRQQPLRIADIGCGGGDTLKSMARWARRKGIPVELQGVDANDFMVQYARGRCQQYPEISLLQADVFSEAFAREKYDIIVCSLFCHHFTNEQLTSLFGRLHRQAQLGVIINDLHRHWLAYYAIKYITVLFGGSRLVRNDAPLSVWRAFRRQELQQLVQQAGIRQYSLRWMWAFRWQLLLLKS; encoded by the coding sequence ATGCAGAGGCTGCTCCAACGCTCTGACGAGCCCGAGCTGATGGACGACCTCACCTTGTCAGGTGAGGAGCTGCGCAGGAACCTAAACGAGCTGGAGGTGATCAACCGCTGGCTGGGTGGCCACAAGGTGGTGCTGGATGCGCTCAGTAAGCTAACGGGCACGTATAACCGCCAGCAGCCGCTGCGCATTGCCGACATTGGCTGCGGGGGCGGCGACACGCTCAAAAGCATGGCCCGCTGGGCTCGCCGCAAAGGTATACCCGTGGAACTGCAGGGCGTAGATGCGAACGACTTTATGGTGCAGTATGCCCGCGGGCGTTGCCAGCAGTACCCGGAAATAAGCCTGCTGCAGGCCGATGTGTTCTCCGAAGCATTCGCCCGCGAGAAGTATGACATCATTGTCTGCAGCCTTTTTTGCCATCATTTCACCAACGAGCAGCTCACGAGTCTGTTCGGCAGGCTGCACCGGCAGGCGCAGCTTGGCGTGATCATCAACGACCTGCACCGCCACTGGCTGGCCTACTATGCCATCAAGTATATCACGGTGCTGTTCGGGGGCTCGCGCCTGGTGCGCAACGATGCGCCACTCTCAGTCTGGCGTGCCTTCCGACGGCAGGAACTGCAGCAACTGGTGCAGCAGGCAGGCATCAGGCAGTATTCGTTGCGCTGGATGTGGGCCTTTCGGTGGCAACTGCTCCTGCTCAAAAGCTAA
- a CDS encoding type 1 glutamine amidotransferase domain-containing protein: protein MPNTLEGKKVAVLVEEGFEQVELTKPMQALQDAGAEAHIISPNKNAEIKAWNHTDWGDSFKVDKKLGEAKAEDYHALLLPGGVMNPDKLRGNQEAVSFVNKFMEAGKPVAAICHGPWTLIETGKVKGRKMTSYPTLQTDLKNAGAQWVDEEVVVDQGLVTSRNPDDIPAFNKKMIEEFAEGRHNR, encoded by the coding sequence ATGCCAAATACATTAGAAGGAAAGAAAGTGGCCGTGCTGGTAGAAGAAGGTTTCGAACAAGTGGAGCTCACCAAGCCGATGCAGGCTTTACAGGATGCCGGCGCAGAGGCGCACATCATCTCCCCGAATAAAAATGCCGAGATCAAAGCCTGGAACCACACCGATTGGGGCGACTCGTTTAAAGTAGATAAAAAGCTGGGCGAGGCAAAAGCAGAAGATTATCATGCGCTGCTGCTGCCCGGCGGCGTCATGAACCCCGACAAGCTGCGCGGCAATCAGGAGGCGGTAAGCTTTGTAAATAAGTTTATGGAGGCGGGCAAGCCGGTGGCCGCCATCTGCCATGGCCCCTGGACGCTGATCGAAACAGGCAAAGTGAAAGGCAGAAAGATGACCAGCTACCCCACGCTGCAAACTGACCTGAAAAATGCCGGGGCACAGTGGGTGGACGAAGAAGTGGTGGTAGACCAAGGCCTGGTTACCAGCCGCAACCCAGATGACATACCGGCTTTCAATAAAAAGATGATCGAAGAGTTTGCCGAAGGCCGCCACAATCGCTAA
- a CDS encoding acyl carrier protein, whose protein sequence is MLTSTNNAVEKEVIRIISKTKEIKADRLKAHKHLSQDFGFDTVDLVDIILELEKKFHITIPDEVPIDTVGDLLDFVATHSIRKAS, encoded by the coding sequence ATGCTGACTAGTACAAACAACGCTGTAGAGAAGGAGGTTATCCGGATCATCAGCAAAACAAAGGAGATCAAAGCCGACCGGCTGAAAGCGCATAAACACCTGTCGCAGGATTTTGGCTTCGATACGGTAGACCTTGTGGATATTATCCTGGAACTGGAAAAAAAATTCCATATCACGATTCCGGACGAGGTGCCGATCGACACCGTGGGAGACCTGCTTGATTTTGTGGCAACCCACAGCATACGGAAGGCAAGCTAA
- a CDS encoding DUF6992 family protein: MRKYLCLLPLLLWGFAAQAQGNALAAFNQQQTQTLKTGMLVLGGWAILNIVIGSFKLTKASRSKKFYFQMNLYWNIVNLCIAAAALYSLFVPAAASQTLAHSLYQHEWYKKILYLNVGLDIAYILLGAYLKERARNSPKTEQLLGWGQAIVLQGWFLLLLDGFLVLLLESGADQLLRLVPPL; this comes from the coding sequence ATGAGAAAATACCTTTGCCTGCTCCCTTTGCTCCTCTGGGGCTTTGCCGCGCAGGCGCAGGGCAATGCCCTTGCCGCTTTTAACCAGCAGCAGACCCAAACATTAAAAACAGGGATGCTGGTTTTGGGGGGGTGGGCCATCCTCAACATTGTGATCGGCAGTTTTAAACTCACCAAAGCTTCGCGCAGCAAGAAGTTCTACTTCCAGATGAACCTGTACTGGAACATCGTGAATTTGTGCATTGCGGCGGCAGCCCTTTATTCGCTTTTTGTGCCTGCTGCTGCCAGCCAGACACTTGCTCACAGCCTCTATCAGCACGAATGGTACAAGAAAATTTTATACCTGAATGTGGGCCTCGATATAGCCTATATTTTACTGGGAGCTTACCTGAAAGAGCGTGCCCGCAACTCGCCTAAAACAGAGCAATTGCTGGGATGGGGACAGGCCATAGTGCTGCAGGGCTGGTTTCTGTTGTTGCTGGATGGATTTCTGGTGCTGCTGCTGGAGTCCGGCGCTGACCAGTTGTTACGGCTTGTTCCCCCACTTTAA
- a CDS encoding M48 family metallopeptidase: MYTSFLRLTSVNLHIDGIGKVLIERSEKAKRLTISVRPLKGVRVAVPPHISFEKAEQLIYTKADWIKEHQARMQQHEEKVTVYDHATEFRTRHHTLRLLTHAQYSMRCVVQDGYISVFYPAFKNVRDNDVQKFIRKSIEEAYRKEAKQHLPQRVAYFADKFGFSYSSVFIKNAKSRWGSCSHTNNINLNLHLMRLPEALCDYVILHELAHTVEKNHGPNFWALLDRISGDARGLDRKLKAYRISIY, translated from the coding sequence GTGTATACATCATTTTTACGATTAACCTCCGTCAATCTACATATTGATGGGATAGGAAAGGTACTGATTGAGCGAAGCGAGAAAGCAAAGCGCCTCACCATCAGTGTGAGGCCCCTGAAGGGGGTGCGGGTGGCAGTGCCGCCGCACATCAGCTTTGAGAAAGCCGAGCAGCTCATTTATACCAAAGCGGACTGGATCAAGGAGCACCAAGCCCGCATGCAGCAGCACGAGGAAAAGGTAACGGTTTATGACCACGCCACAGAGTTCCGGACCCGCCACCATACGTTGCGCCTGCTTACCCACGCCCAGTATTCGATGCGCTGCGTGGTGCAGGACGGGTATATCAGCGTTTTTTACCCGGCCTTCAAAAACGTGCGCGACAACGATGTGCAGAAGTTCATCCGCAAGTCGATTGAGGAGGCGTACCGCAAGGAAGCCAAGCAGCACCTGCCACAGCGCGTAGCCTATTTTGCCGACAAGTTCGGGTTCTCGTACAGCAGCGTGTTCATTAAAAATGCCAAATCACGGTGGGGCAGCTGCTCGCACACCAACAACATTAACCTGAACCTGCATTTGATGCGCCTGCCCGAGGCCCTCTGCGATTATGTGATCCTGCATGAGTTGGCCCACACAGTAGAGAAAAACCACGGGCCAAACTTCTGGGCGCTCCTCGACAGGATATCGGGCGATGCCCGCGGCCTGGACCGGAAACTGAAAGCTTACCGCATTTCCATCTATTAA
- a CDS encoding histone deacetylase family protein, translating to MLKIAWSEIFAHSLPEGHRFPMAKYDLLPEQLLYEGTIVDDNLFAPEPLPEQFILDTHDATYWQRLRDLQLTPAEVRKTGFPLSEELIRREVVIMNGTLQATRFALQYGIGMNIAGGTHHAFTDRGEGFCLLNDIAIAANYLLRYEGIRKVLVVDLDVHQGNGTAQIFRHEPRVFTFSMHCGHNYPFHKETSDLDLPLAEGTDDKTYLALLKQTLPRLLDEQQPEFVFFQSGVDVLATDKLGKLAMSIEGCKERDRTVLELCRRHRLPVTVSMGGGYSKQLAHIVEAHANTFRLAQQVYF from the coding sequence ATGCTAAAAATTGCCTGGTCTGAAATATTTGCTCACAGCCTACCGGAGGGCCATCGTTTCCCGATGGCCAAGTATGATTTGCTGCCCGAACAGCTGCTGTACGAAGGCACTATTGTGGATGACAACCTGTTTGCGCCGGAGCCCTTGCCCGAGCAGTTTATACTTGATACTCACGATGCCACCTACTGGCAGCGCCTGCGCGACCTGCAGCTGACGCCTGCCGAGGTGCGCAAGACAGGCTTCCCCCTGTCAGAGGAGCTGATCCGGCGGGAAGTGGTGATCATGAACGGCACGCTGCAGGCTACCCGGTTTGCGCTGCAGTATGGCATCGGGATGAACATTGCCGGCGGCACGCACCACGCGTTTACCGACAGGGGTGAAGGCTTTTGCCTGCTCAACGACATTGCCATTGCTGCCAACTACCTGCTCCGCTACGAAGGCATCCGGAAAGTGCTGGTTGTGGACCTGGACGTGCACCAGGGCAACGGCACGGCGCAGATCTTCCGGCACGAGCCGCGGGTGTTTACCTTCAGCATGCATTGCGGCCACAATTATCCCTTTCATAAAGAAACCTCGGACCTGGATCTTCCCCTGGCCGAAGGCACGGACGATAAAACCTACCTGGCGCTGTTGAAACAAACGCTCCCCCGCCTGCTGGACGAGCAGCAGCCGGAGTTCGTCTTTTTTCAGTCGGGGGTGGATGTGCTGGCAACCGACAAGCTGGGCAAGCTTGCCATGAGTATAGAAGGCTGCAAGGAGCGCGACCGAACGGTGCTGGAGCTATGCCGCCGGCACAGGCTGCCGGTTACGGTAAGTATGGGAGGGGGCTACTCTAAACAGCTGGCCCACATTGTGGAGGCGCATGCCAATACATTCCGGCTGGCCCAGCAGGTATACTTTTAA
- a CDS encoding efflux RND transporter periplasmic adaptor subunit: MKQSIGIRMLALLLSLAACSKPADKETQLAQLKEEQTTLNQKIAALETQMKAEGKTVATEKKTVPVSVVTVAPDTFRHFVEVQGKVAFDQNVLVSARVPGTLTSMRVQRGDRVTKGQTLATIDALVLEQSIAELRTRLELARIAFEKQQSLWNQKIGTEMQYLTAKNNKEALEHNMATLRQQREQYNIKAPISGVVDEVIPNAGEAVAPGVGIIRVVNTQDAKIVAEVSEAYLAKISKGDEARVFFPDLDKEVETRVEVMSQFIDPTSRTFTVQLRPKNSNEITLRPNMVAVVRIQDYKKEGAMVIPVNLVQKDGSSEYVFVTKKDGTRYVAEKREVKTGMAYGGQVEVLRGLSGGEQVITAGYLNLNEGQPVVFEQPARLSRK; encoded by the coding sequence ATGAAACAAAGTATAGGCATCCGTATGCTGGCGCTGCTTTTGAGCCTGGCCGCCTGCAGCAAACCCGCCGACAAAGAAACGCAACTGGCCCAGCTGAAAGAAGAACAAACCACGCTTAACCAGAAAATTGCGGCCCTGGAGACGCAGATGAAAGCCGAAGGCAAAACGGTGGCGACAGAAAAGAAAACGGTGCCGGTTTCGGTGGTGACGGTGGCGCCGGATACGTTCCGCCATTTTGTGGAGGTGCAGGGAAAAGTGGCCTTTGACCAGAACGTACTGGTGAGCGCCCGTGTGCCCGGTACCCTGACAAGTATGCGCGTGCAGCGCGGCGACCGGGTAACCAAAGGGCAGACGCTGGCAACCATTGATGCGCTGGTGCTGGAGCAAAGTATAGCCGAGCTGCGCACACGCCTAGAGCTGGCCCGGATCGCTTTCGAAAAGCAGCAAAGCCTCTGGAACCAGAAGATCGGCACCGAAATGCAGTACCTGACGGCCAAAAATAACAAGGAAGCTCTGGAGCACAACATGGCCACCCTGCGGCAGCAGCGCGAGCAATACAACATCAAAGCCCCCATCAGCGGGGTGGTGGACGAAGTGATCCCCAATGCCGGTGAGGCCGTGGCCCCGGGCGTGGGCATTATCCGGGTGGTGAACACCCAGGACGCTAAAATTGTGGCCGAAGTTTCCGAAGCGTACCTGGCCAAAATCAGCAAAGGCGACGAGGCCCGGGTGTTTTTTCCGGACCTGGACAAAGAGGTGGAGACGCGGGTAGAAGTAATGAGCCAGTTTATCGACCCGACGAGCCGGACCTTTACCGTGCAGCTGCGCCCCAAAAACAGCAACGAAATAACCCTGCGGCCCAACATGGTGGCGGTGGTCCGCATCCAGGATTACAAAAAAGAGGGCGCCATGGTGATACCGGTAAACCTGGTGCAGAAAGACGGCAGCTCGGAATACGTGTTTGTGACTAAAAAGGACGGTACCCGCTATGTGGCCGAAAAGCGGGAAGTGAAGACCGGGATGGCATATGGGGGCCAGGTTGAGGTGCTGCGCGGGTTGTCAGGAGGCGAGCAGGTCATTACGGCTGGCTATCTGAACCTGAACGAAGGGCAACCGGTGGTGTTTGAGCAGCCGGCCAGGCTAAGCAGGAAATAA
- a CDS encoding efflux RND transporter permease subunit — protein MRQFKLTSWSIDNRTSIYIITLIVALAGTFSYVNLQKENFPDIVIPTIFVGTVYPGTSPSDMENLVTRPIEKEIKAISGVKKVTSNSVQDFSMITVEFNTDVAVAEAKQQVKDAVDKARADLPTDLDQDPDVQEINFSEFPIMYVNVSGNYSMGQLKKYAEDLQDRIEAEPEITRVDMIGALDKEIQVNVDMYKMQASKVTFADVERAIASENMTISGGNITVGEMKRSVRVVGQYVDPSRISDIVVKSVAGANIRLGDIAVVREGFEEQESFARLDHKPVITLNVIKRSGENLIEASDKIHAMVAQMQGTVLPDDLKITITGDQSTMTRHTLDDLINTIIIGFVLVTIILMFFMGTTNAIFVGLSVPISMFLAFIIMPTLGFSLNMIVLFSFLLALGIVVDDAIVVIENTHRIYHTSSLSIVKSAKEAAGEVFVPVLAGTLTTVAPFLPLAFWPGIVGKFMFFLPITLIITLLSSLVVAFIINPVFAVSFMRKNENREVSPKARRRFLVLNIVAILVAAGCYVAGWYGVANLILLGVVLVALNKYVLTGMIRRFQQNTLPRFMGGYERLLRWMLVGWRPVWMFGGILALLVFSVFLTAVRPPKVVFFPESDPNFVYTYINLPVGTDQAVTDSVTKLVERRIYNVIGENNPDVESVIANVAIGAGDQNERSVTPQSHKGKVTVAFVEFMDRTGNKPSSQYLTEIREAVKGIPGAAITVDKEQNGPPVGKPISIEISGEDFPQLITLSKQVEQYIDEQNIKGIEELRSDLEDSKPEITVSIDRERANREGISTGQIGSEIRTAIFGREASKFKRDEDEYPIQIRYAEPYRDNIDALLDMRITYRDMNSGLVRQIPLSSVATINYTTSYGGIKRKNLKRMVTLESNVLAGYNANEVVQQIEGALKNFQTPEGYEVKMGGQQEEQQETGQFLLLALVAAFCIIFLILVTQFNSLSKPFIILSEVLFSIIGVLLGFSIFRMDASIVMTGVGIVALAGIVVKNGILIVEFTDILLSEGKELKEAIVEAGKTRLNPVLLTALSTTLGLIPLALGVNLNFYTLFTAFEPNFFMGGNSAAFWGPLAWTIIFGLSFATIVTLLIVPVMYLLNERLKNKLMGKKKRQAALQEQQAQAPESVKVREYTL, from the coding sequence ATGAGACAGTTTAAGCTAACCAGTTGGTCCATCGATAACAGAACCAGTATCTACATCATCACGCTGATTGTGGCGCTGGCGGGGACCTTCTCCTACGTGAACCTGCAGAAAGAGAACTTCCCGGATATCGTGATCCCGACCATTTTTGTGGGCACGGTTTACCCCGGCACCTCGCCCTCCGATATGGAAAACCTGGTAACGCGCCCCATTGAAAAGGAGATCAAGGCCATTTCGGGGGTGAAGAAGGTCACGTCCAATTCGGTGCAGGATTTCTCGATGATCACGGTGGAGTTTAATACCGATGTGGCGGTGGCTGAGGCCAAGCAGCAGGTGAAAGATGCTGTGGACAAAGCCCGCGCTGACCTGCCCACCGACCTGGACCAGGACCCCGATGTGCAGGAGATCAACTTCTCTGAGTTTCCGATCATGTACGTCAACGTGTCGGGCAACTATAGTATGGGGCAGCTAAAGAAGTATGCCGAAGACCTGCAGGACCGCATTGAGGCAGAGCCGGAAATTACGCGCGTGGACATGATCGGCGCCCTGGACAAGGAGATCCAGGTAAACGTGGACATGTATAAAATGCAGGCCTCGAAGGTGACCTTTGCCGACGTGGAGCGCGCCATTGCCTCGGAGAACATGACCATATCGGGTGGCAACATCACCGTGGGCGAAATGAAACGCTCGGTGCGCGTAGTAGGGCAGTACGTGGACCCATCCCGCATCAGTGATATCGTGGTAAAATCCGTGGCCGGCGCCAACATCAGGCTGGGCGATATTGCCGTGGTGCGGGAAGGCTTTGAAGAGCAGGAGAGCTTTGCCCGCCTGGACCACAAGCCCGTGATCACCCTCAACGTGATCAAGCGCAGCGGCGAAAACCTGATCGAGGCTTCCGACAAGATCCATGCGATGGTGGCGCAGATGCAGGGCACCGTGTTGCCCGACGACCTGAAGATCACCATCACCGGCGACCAGTCCACCATGACGCGCCATACCCTGGATGATCTGATCAACACCATCATCATCGGCTTTGTGCTGGTTACCATTATCCTGATGTTTTTTATGGGTACGACCAACGCCATTTTTGTCGGGCTGTCGGTGCCGATCTCCATGTTCCTGGCCTTTATCATCATGCCCACGCTGGGGTTCTCGCTCAACATGATCGTGCTTTTCTCCTTCCTGCTGGCCCTGGGCATTGTGGTGGATGATGCCATTGTAGTGATCGAGAACACGCACCGCATCTATCATACTTCCAGCCTGAGTATTGTAAAATCGGCCAAGGAGGCCGCCGGCGAAGTGTTTGTGCCGGTGCTGGCGGGTACGCTCACCACGGTGGCGCCCTTTCTGCCGCTGGCTTTCTGGCCGGGCATTGTGGGCAAGTTTATGTTCTTCCTGCCCATTACGCTCATTATTACGCTGCTCTCGTCGCTGGTAGTGGCCTTTATCATTAACCCGGTATTTGCCGTTTCTTTTATGCGTAAAAACGAGAACCGGGAGGTGTCGCCGAAAGCCCGCAGGCGCTTTTTAGTGCTCAACATTGTGGCTATACTTGTGGCGGCCGGCTGCTATGTGGCAGGCTGGTATGGCGTGGCAAACCTTATTCTGCTGGGCGTGGTGCTGGTGGCCCTCAACAAGTATGTGCTCACCGGTATGATCCGGCGGTTTCAGCAAAACACGTTGCCGCGCTTTATGGGCGGCTATGAGCGCCTGCTGCGCTGGATGCTGGTGGGCTGGCGCCCGGTGTGGATGTTCGGGGGCATTCTCGCGCTGCTGGTCTTCTCAGTGTTCCTAACGGCGGTGCGCCCTCCCAAGGTGGTGTTCTTTCCAGAGTCGGACCCCAACTTTGTGTATACTTACATCAACCTGCCCGTGGGTACTGACCAGGCCGTCACAGATTCGGTAACCAAGCTGGTGGAGCGGCGCATCTATAACGTGATCGGCGAAAACAACCCTGATGTGGAGTCGGTGATCGCGAACGTGGCCATTGGCGCCGGCGACCAGAACGAGCGCAGCGTGACCCCGCAATCGCACAAAGGCAAAGTAACCGTGGCGTTTGTCGAGTTTATGGACCGCACCGGCAACAAGCCCAGCAGCCAGTACCTGACCGAGATCAGGGAAGCCGTGAAAGGCATACCCGGCGCCGCGATTACTGTGGACAAAGAGCAGAACGGCCCCCCAGTGGGCAAGCCGATCAGCATCGAAATTTCGGGAGAGGATTTTCCGCAGCTTATCACCCTGTCCAAACAGGTAGAGCAGTACATCGATGAGCAGAATATCAAAGGCATCGAGGAGCTGCGCTCGGACCTGGAAGACAGCAAGCCGGAAATCACCGTGAGCATAGACCGCGAACGCGCTAACCGCGAGGGCATCAGCACCGGCCAGATCGGTTCCGAGATCCGGACTGCCATTTTTGGCCGCGAAGCCTCTAAGTTTAAGCGCGACGAAGACGAATACCCGATCCAGATCCGCTATGCCGAGCCCTACCGCGACAACATCGATGCCCTGCTGGACATGCGCATCACCTACCGCGACATGAACTCGGGGCTGGTGCGCCAGATCCCGCTATCCTCGGTGGCAACGATCAACTATACGACTTCTTATGGCGGGATTAAACGCAAGAACCTGAAGCGCATGGTGACGCTGGAGTCGAACGTGCTGGCGGGTTACAATGCCAATGAGGTGGTGCAGCAGATAGAAGGGGCGCTGAAAAATTTCCAGACGCCGGAAGGCTACGAAGTGAAGATGGGCGGCCAGCAGGAAGAGCAGCAGGAAACGGGACAATTCCTGCTGCTGGCGCTGGTGGCTGCTTTCTGCATCATCTTCCTTATTCTGGTTACACAGTTTAACTCGCTCTCCAAGCCCTTCATTATCCTGTCGGAGGTGCTGTTTAGTATCATTGGCGTGTTGCTGGGCTTTTCTATTTTCCGGATGGATGCTTCGATTGTGATGACAGGCGTAGGCATTGTAGCCCTTGCCGGCATTGTGGTTAAAAATGGTATCCTGATTGTGGAATTTACGGACATCCTGCTGAGTGAAGGCAAGGAACTGAAAGAGGCCATTGTGGAAGCCGGTAAAACCCGCCTGAACCCGGTGCTTTTAACAGCTTTGTCGACCACGCTGGGGCTTATACCGCTGGCGCTGGGCGTTAACCTGAATTTCTACACGCTGTTTACGGCCTTTGAGCCAAACTTTTTTATGGGCGGCAATAGTGCCGCTTTCTGGGGGCCGCTGGCCTGGACCATTATTTTTGGCTTGAGTTTTGCGACGATTGTGACGCTCCTCATCGTGCCGGTTATGTACCTGCTCAACGAGCGGCTGAAAAATAAACTGATGGGCAAAAAGAAGCGCCAGGCCGCTCTTCAGGAGCAGCAGGCACAAGCGCCTGAAAGTGTAAAAGTTAGAGAATATACCCTTTAA
- a CDS encoding YkvA family protein, with protein MENTRPEGKNIADSPLFQNILKKAERYLKHPSLVASLLNDAFKKATAKKSVGSLAAEAWESLQLLSRMIKAAMAGEYKGIPSTTVVGGIAVIIYFIMPIDLIPDFIPVLGLLDDASLLAWFMTSIKSELDKYKAWEASRPFPVETPQSAAPTAMHNADPSFGTPKYSDTTDGHVQIERNTEQ; from the coding sequence ATGGAGAATACAAGACCCGAAGGGAAAAATATTGCGGACAGCCCTTTATTTCAAAATATCCTGAAGAAAGCCGAGCGATACCTCAAGCACCCTTCGCTGGTGGCTTCGCTGCTGAACGATGCGTTTAAAAAAGCGACCGCGAAAAAAAGCGTAGGCTCGCTGGCAGCCGAAGCCTGGGAAAGCCTGCAACTGCTCTCCCGCATGATCAAAGCAGCCATGGCCGGCGAGTACAAGGGCATTCCGAGCACTACGGTGGTAGGCGGCATTGCTGTGATCATTTATTTTATCATGCCCATCGACCTGATCCCGGACTTTATTCCGGTACTGGGTCTGCTGGACGATGCCAGCCTGCTGGCCTGGTTTATGACCAGCATCAAATCAGAGCTTGACAAGTATAAAGCGTGGGAAGCATCGCGCCCGTTTCCGGTGGAGACGCCGCAAAGTGCAGCGCCAACTGCCATGCACAATGCCGACCCTTCTTTTGGCACGCCAAAGTATAGCGATACCACCGACGGACACGTACAAATAGAGCGGAACACTGAGCAGTAA